The Actinomyces viscosus genome segment TGCCCGGACTCAGGCCTGCTCGGCGGCGGGTGCCTCGGCGGCGACCTCGGCAGCAGCCTCAGCGGTCTCCGCGGCGGCCTCAGCAGCGACCTCGGTGGCCTCGGCGGCCTCGGCCCCGGCGAGGAGCTGGGCCTCCCACTCGGGCAGCGGCTCGGCGTCGGCGGGAGCGACCTCGGCCTCCTCACCGGTGCGGGCGCGTCCGCCGGAGCGGGCCAGCAGGCCCTCAGCGGTGGCGTCGGCGACGACACGGGTGAGCAGGGTGACGGCGCGGATGGCGTCATCGTTGCCGGGGATGCCGTAGGTGGCCTCGTCCGGGTCGCAGTTGGTGTCCAGGATGGCGATGACCGGGATCCCGAGCTTCTGGGCCTCGGAGATGGCCAGGTGCTCCTTCTTGGTGTCCACGACCCACACGGCCGCGGGGAGCTTGCTCATGTCGCGGATACCGCCCAGGGTGCGCTGGAGCTTGTCCTTCTCGCGGCGCATCATGAGCAGCTCCTTCTTGGTGTGGCCGGAGCCGGCCACGTCGTCGAAGTCGATCTGCTCGAGCTCCTTCATGCGGTCCAGGCGGGCGCGCACGGTGGAGAAGTTGGTGAGCATGCCGCCCAGCCAGCGCTGGTTGACGTAGGGCATGCCGACGCGCTGGGCCTGCTCGGCCACGGCGGCCTGGGCCTGCTTCTTGGTTCCGACGAACAGGATGTTGCCGCCGCGAGCGACGATCTCCTTGACGAAGTCGTAGGCGGTGTTGATGCCCTCAATGGACTGCTGGAGGTCGATGATGTAGATGCCGTTGCGCTCGGTGAGGATGAAGCGCTTCATCTTGGGGTTCCAGCGACGGGTCTGGTGCCCGAAGTGGACACCGCTGTCAAGGAGCTGGCGCATGGTGACGACGGCCATGACGGTCCTTCCGTGTGAGCCGAGAGGTTGCTCGACGCACGATCATTCGGGGGACGGCTGAGCAGCGCGCTCGGGCGCGTCCCGGGTTTGTTTCTCTGGGTTGTTCCCCGTGGTTCCGCACGCCTTGAGGGCGTACGCCCAGCCGGTGACCGGCTGATACTGATGCGGATGGGGCCTGGTGCCCGCGACGCACGGCCACCCGCTCACCGTGGTAAAAACCTGATGATCGGGACCGCGACCGTGTCGCCCGGAGGGACGTCCTGAGGTACCCGAGGTACTCAGGTGCAGGCACGCGAAGTCAGCATTCCGGGCCCGTCTCCCGCTGACGCCGGAGCGATCCGCAGAATGCTGCGGAGGCGAGGTTACCACAGGGCCGGGTCGGCTGCCGAGGCCGATTCGGCGGAATTCGGAGTCGTCCCGGTCACCACAGGCCGCCTCCTGAGAGGGTTTTCCACAGGGCCGACGACGCACTCGGCGGGAGGGGTCGGGCGGCGCGCACCCTGATGACATGCACCCAGGACATCCTCAGAAGTGTCGCACGACTCAGCGCTCCGTCCTCCTCCGCTCCTCTCATCGCTCTA includes the following:
- the rpsB gene encoding 30S ribosomal protein S2, producing MAVVTMRQLLDSGVHFGHQTRRWNPKMKRFILTERNGIYIIDLQQSIEGINTAYDFVKEIVARGGNILFVGTKKQAQAAVAEQAQRVGMPYVNQRWLGGMLTNFSTVRARLDRMKELEQIDFDDVAGSGHTKKELLMMRREKDKLQRTLGGIRDMSKLPAAVWVVDTKKEHLAISEAQKLGIPVIAILDTNCDPDEATYGIPGNDDAIRAVTLLTRVVADATAEGLLARSGGRARTGEEAEVAPADAEPLPEWEAQLLAGAEAAEATEVAAEAAAETAEAAAEVAAEAPAAEQA